A region from the Desulfomarina profundi genome encodes:
- a CDS encoding ABC transporter ATP-binding protein, which produces MADTKKIVRVSEVTKNFDLGKIVVKVLKGIDLEIEEGKYISIMGPSGSGKSTLFNMIGGLDKPTSGKVFIDEVDIAQLDAYELAWLRCRKIGYIFQTFNLIPVMTALENITLPMTFAGVGSDEALDRGMALLEQVGLSGRHGHRPSELSGGQQQRVAVARALANTPSIILADEPTGNLDLTTGEDIISMLKELSVERGVTVISATHDYKMLNVSDQVVWIRDGRIDKVQQREELNIRTGKLETADT; this is translated from the coding sequence ATGGCTGATACAAAAAAAATAGTAAGAGTCAGTGAAGTCACCAAAAACTTTGACCTGGGCAAAATCGTTGTAAAAGTACTGAAGGGAATCGACCTTGAGATTGAAGAAGGAAAATACATTTCCATCATGGGACCTTCCGGCTCAGGCAAATCAACCCTTTTCAATATGATCGGCGGCCTCGACAAACCGACCAGTGGTAAAGTGTTCATTGATGAGGTGGACATCGCTCAACTGGATGCCTATGAACTCGCCTGGCTCCGCTGCCGGAAAATCGGCTATATTTTTCAGACATTTAACCTTATCCCCGTCATGACAGCTCTTGAGAACATTACCCTGCCCATGACATTTGCCGGAGTAGGCAGTGATGAGGCTCTGGACAGAGGAATGGCCCTGCTTGAACAGGTGGGACTTTCCGGCCGACACGGTCACCGGCCATCAGAACTGTCCGGCGGACAACAGCAGCGGGTCGCCGTTGCAAGGGCCCTTGCCAATACACCATCAATCATACTGGCGGACGAGCCGACGGGCAATCTGGATCTCACCACCGGAGAAGATATAATCAGCATGCTTAAAGAACTCAGTGTGGAACGTGGTGTCACGGTCATTTCAGCCACCCATGATTACAAAATGCTTAATGTTTCCGACCAGGTCGTCTGGATACGGGATGGACGTATAGACAAAGTACAGCAGCGTGAAGAACTCAATATACGTACCGGCAAACTGGAAACAGCCGATACATAA
- a CDS encoding ABC transporter permease: MRRLVELPLRKSIQMAYQSIRVRFFRSMVTTMSLVLAVAFLAFIQVGNNIAQGALSSGDAELVHVLTRIGFDISPGESAVTGSAKQKWILFLSLLVCVVGIVNAQLMSVTERFREIGTLKCLGALDHFIVRIFLLEAAIMGISGSVLGSFLGALSALVTSLARFGYSFFPFIPWGAIGITMAITVCTGTFLSLLGVLYPAIIAARMRPVEAMRVEQ, from the coding sequence ATGAGACGCTTAGTAGAACTTCCTTTGCGCAAATCCATCCAGATGGCTTACCAGTCAATCCGTGTCCGTTTCTTCCGATCAATGGTCACCACCATGAGCCTTGTCCTGGCCGTTGCCTTTCTCGCATTTATCCAGGTTGGTAATAATATTGCCCAGGGTGCTCTCTCCAGCGGAGACGCGGAACTGGTCCATGTTCTCACCAGAATAGGTTTTGACATCTCACCGGGAGAGAGCGCAGTTACCGGCTCTGCCAAACAGAAATGGATACTTTTTCTCTCCCTTCTTGTCTGTGTTGTAGGTATTGTAAATGCCCAATTGATGTCCGTTACAGAACGATTCCGGGAAATAGGAACTTTGAAATGCCTGGGAGCCCTGGATCACTTCATCGTCCGGATTTTTCTTCTTGAAGCTGCAATAATGGGAATAAGCGGATCCGTTCTCGGATCTTTCCTGGGAGCTCTCTCCGCACTTGTGACTTCTCTTGCACGATTTGGATATTCATTTTTTCCATTTATCCCATGGGGTGCTATAGGCATAACCATGGCCATCACGGTGTGCACAGGAACATTTTTAAGTCTTCTGGGTGTTCTCTACCCGGCAATAATTGCGGCCCGCATGCGTCCTGTTGAAGCAATGCGGGTTGAACAATAG
- a CDS encoding polysaccharide deacetylase family protein, translated as MSKTATLYSLATNTIQSDLAALIDRLCQQASSPIPVFFRADDIGIPSSNFQQLITCFLRHKLPLCLATVPTWLTEKRLKILQDITGKNSSQWCWHQHGYQHRNFERKGKKQEFGPARAEHEIKRSLRLGKERLETLLGPEFQPIFTPPWNRCSRVTIKTLADLNFMALSRSDGPSRKRYQHFLISRSMLISIPGKNSQPPLDL; from the coding sequence ATGAGCAAAACAGCCACCCTCTATAGCCTTGCAACGAACACAATACAATCAGATCTTGCTGCCCTGATAGACAGGTTATGCCAACAGGCTTCATCTCCCATACCTGTTTTTTTCCGGGCTGATGATATCGGCATTCCCTCTTCAAATTTCCAACAGCTTATTACCTGTTTTCTCCGCCATAAGCTGCCCCTTTGCCTTGCTACGGTTCCCACCTGGCTTACGGAAAAACGATTGAAAATCCTTCAGGACATCACCGGGAAAAACAGCTCCCAATGGTGCTGGCATCAGCACGGTTACCAGCACAGAAATTTTGAAAGAAAAGGTAAGAAACAGGAATTTGGCCCCGCCCGGGCAGAACATGAGATCAAAAGAAGTCTTCGACTGGGAAAAGAAAGGTTGGAAACGCTGCTTGGTCCTGAATTTCAACCCATTTTCACTCCCCCCTGGAACCGTTGCAGTAGGGTGACCATTAAAACCCTTGCTGATCTCAACTTCATGGCTCTTTCACGAAGCGATGGGCCGAGCCGCAAACGATACCAGCACTTCCTGATATCCAGGTCAATGTTGATCTCCATACCAGGAAAGAACAGTCAGCCGCCATTGGATTTGTAA
- a CDS encoding glycosyltransferase family protein: MRISFYCQHVLGVGHLHRSLEICRLLAEKHEVTLILGGPKTTPAPSAFSLFTLPGLQMDSDFKNLAPCETGLNLEQVKKTRKELLLSHFRTYRPQVFITELYPFGRKAFRFELDPVLNGIKDGSLPPCRNYSSVRDILVEKTGGKKKFEDRVIKTLNTFYDGIFIHADPKVITLDRTFERLNEITIPLEYTGFICPPRPEPLNARKKIRKMLNLKESTPLIVASIGGGSVGGELLEAVMAGCRLLSRQTDFFLQIFTGPFSRKSFHKKLKNSQTEKIRVDTFSDIFPSWLEAADLSISMAGYNSCMNLLRAEIPALVHPFNQNREQKMRALALEHHSTVRLLKDSDLAPEKLRKKIMEMLPCRRQPADIDLDGARRTAGLFK; this comes from the coding sequence ATGAGGATCTCTTTCTACTGCCAGCATGTACTGGGTGTAGGCCATCTCCATCGCAGCCTGGAAATCTGTCGCCTGCTCGCTGAAAAACATGAGGTGACATTAATACTCGGTGGCCCGAAAACAACTCCTGCACCATCAGCCTTCTCCCTGTTCACTCTCCCTGGCCTGCAGATGGACAGTGATTTCAAGAATCTGGCACCCTGCGAGACCGGTCTGAACCTTGAACAAGTCAAAAAAACAAGAAAAGAGCTGCTTCTTTCCCATTTCAGGACATACCGCCCTCAGGTATTTATCACCGAGCTCTATCCCTTCGGCAGAAAAGCTTTCAGGTTTGAGCTTGACCCTGTTCTCAACGGAATAAAAGATGGTTCCCTGCCACCCTGCCGGAATTACTCCAGTGTCCGCGACATCCTGGTTGAGAAAACAGGCGGAAAGAAAAAATTCGAGGACAGGGTCATCAAAACACTGAACACATTTTATGATGGTATATTTATCCACGCGGATCCGAAGGTAATTACCCTTGACAGAACTTTTGAACGATTAAATGAAATAACAATTCCTCTGGAATATACCGGTTTTATCTGTCCGCCCCGCCCTGAACCGCTCAATGCCCGTAAAAAAATACGGAAAATGTTGAACCTGAAAGAATCCACCCCCCTTATTGTTGCCAGTATCGGCGGCGGCAGTGTGGGGGGAGAACTCCTTGAGGCGGTCATGGCAGGTTGCAGATTACTCTCCAGACAGACAGATTTTTTTCTGCAGATATTTACAGGCCCCTTCAGCAGGAAATCCTTTCATAAAAAACTGAAAAACAGTCAAACAGAAAAAATCCGTGTTGATACGTTTTCAGATATTTTCCCATCCTGGCTCGAAGCAGCTGATCTCTCAATCTCAATGGCTGGGTACAACAGCTGCATGAATCTGCTCCGGGCGGAAATTCCCGCGCTGGTCCATCCGTTCAACCAGAACAGGGAACAGAAAATGCGGGCACTTGCCCTGGAACACCACAGTACCGTCCGCCTGCTGAAAGACAGTGATCTTGCCCCGGAAAAGCTAAGAAAAAAAATAATGGAAATGCTTCCCTGCAGACGACAGCCTGCTGATATTGATCTTGACGGTGCTAGAAGAACCGCTGGACTGTTCAAGTAA
- a CDS encoding histidine phosphatase family protein: MEKQTLNITTFGLLRHGQTEWNTVKKIQGSRNSPLTVDGRKQTTRWAHFLKNFNWNRIIASDLGRVRETVAILNRQLNVPTEFDNRLREQSWGEWEGLTISHVKAHFEQELENRVKKGWAFCAPGGETRQAVQERASAALHEFARAYPGENILVVCHQGVIKCTLYAITGRKFLPTDDPLLNPDRLHLITGDGSNLSTRQLNIPCGEKR, translated from the coding sequence ATGGAAAAACAAACCCTCAACATCACAACATTCGGTCTCTTGCGACATGGTCAAACCGAATGGAATACAGTAAAAAAAATTCAGGGAAGCCGTAATTCTCCATTAACGGTTGACGGCCGAAAACAAACAACCCGTTGGGCTCATTTTCTTAAAAATTTCAATTGGAACAGGATCATAGCCAGTGATCTCGGCAGGGTACGGGAAACAGTGGCAATTCTGAACAGACAACTGAATGTCCCCACAGAATTTGACAACCGCCTGAGAGAGCAGAGCTGGGGAGAATGGGAAGGGCTGACTATTTCCCATGTAAAGGCGCATTTCGAACAAGAACTTGAAAATCGGGTAAAAAAAGGATGGGCATTTTGTGCGCCAGGCGGAGAAACACGACAGGCAGTGCAGGAACGCGCATCTGCAGCACTACATGAGTTTGCCCGTGCTTATCCTGGAGAAAATATCCTCGTTGTCTGTCACCAGGGTGTTATCAAGTGTACCCTTTATGCAATTACCGGAAGAAAATTTCTTCCGACTGACGACCCACTGCTCAACCCCGACAGGCTCCATCTCATCACCGGTGACGGTAGTAATCTTTCGACACGACAACTTAATATTCCGTGTGGGGAAAAGAGATGA
- a CDS encoding glycosyltransferase, with the protein MIPNQNKPVLGYILKGYPRISETFISNEILLLEKMGFTLRLFPMRKPRESFCHASVKEIQAEVEYLPTELFENFSTLLYHNTFLAVKRPQNFLTALVGCRESTAGKGNLATLKHLLQGGYLTHNFLMKDPNIVHLHGHFAHSPTSVTLFASLLSGIPFSFTAHAKDIYTSAEKKLKRKIELARFVTTCTAYNEKYLKKIAGSSATPVFRIYHGIDISLFQQTRAQVTPKEPYQIMTVARMTEKKGLPVLYDALNILKKKGVVFKHTLIGDGDDRDAILQLISSLGLDSCCCWLGTRTHEEVIEQFKKSDAFVLPCRIAENGDRDGIPNVLVESLAMGVPALSTNISAIPEILINGQTGLTVPPSQPDLLAEATLKILRDQDLRSTLIQNGRKFVESEFDNRKWVKKLGKTFLQENKQLKMPLN; encoded by the coding sequence ATGATTCCAAACCAGAACAAACCGGTATTAGGCTATATACTTAAAGGTTACCCGAGAATATCCGAAACGTTTATTTCCAATGAGATACTGCTCCTTGAGAAAATGGGCTTCACTCTGCGTCTCTTTCCCATGCGAAAACCGAGGGAAAGTTTCTGTCATGCTTCAGTGAAAGAAATTCAGGCAGAGGTCGAATATCTTCCCACCGAACTTTTTGAAAATTTCTCGACCCTTCTTTACCACAACACTTTCTTGGCAGTTAAAAGACCGCAAAATTTCCTCACCGCCCTGGTCGGCTGCAGGGAGTCAACCGCTGGCAAAGGAAACCTGGCCACCCTTAAACACCTGCTGCAGGGTGGTTATCTGACCCATAACTTCCTGATGAAAGATCCGAATATTGTCCATCTCCATGGTCATTTCGCCCATTCACCCACTTCGGTCACCCTGTTTGCTTCGCTCCTCTCTGGAATTCCCTTCAGCTTCACAGCCCATGCCAAGGATATTTATACTTCTGCCGAAAAAAAACTGAAAAGAAAAATTGAACTGGCAAGGTTTGTGACAACCTGCACGGCGTACAATGAAAAATACCTGAAAAAAATTGCCGGCAGCTCTGCAACACCAGTTTTTCGAATCTATCACGGTATAGATATCAGCCTTTTTCAGCAGACCAGGGCACAGGTTACCCCAAAAGAACCCTATCAAATAATGACCGTAGCCAGGATGACCGAAAAGAAAGGTTTACCGGTCTTGTACGACGCTCTCAACATTCTGAAAAAAAAGGGTGTAGTATTCAAACATACACTTATCGGAGATGGTGATGACAGGGATGCAATTCTGCAGCTCATTTCATCCCTCGGCCTCGACTCCTGCTGTTGTTGGCTGGGAACCCGGACCCATGAAGAAGTCATAGAGCAGTTTAAAAAGAGCGATGCATTTGTTCTTCCCTGCAGAATCGCTGAAAATGGTGATCGTGATGGAATTCCAAATGTTCTGGTTGAGAGCCTGGCAATGGGCGTCCCCGCCCTTTCAACGAATATTTCAGCCATTCCTGAGATTTTAATAAACGGACAGACAGGTCTTACGGTTCCTCCCTCCCAACCGGACCTGCTGGCAGAAGCGACCTTAAAAATTCTCAGGGACCAGGATCTGCGCAGTACCCTCATACAAAATGGCAGAAAATTTGTAGAATCAGAATTTGACAACAGAAAATGGGTCAAAAAACTGGGAAAAACATTCCTTCAGGAAAATAAACAACTCAAAATGCCATTGAATTGA